A window of Castanea sativa cultivar Marrone di Chiusa Pesio chromosome 1, ASM4071231v1 contains these coding sequences:
- the LOC142613363 gene encoding uncharacterized protein LOC142613363 isoform X2, with the protein MADDGKANLPNDLSSSKTTDKAIGGNGEDKTLLGLLDESKDQVASESNIPLSPQWLYAKPADAKALTAGILGEVGAPGSLPHGNSTDPSPKDGWRLDGSQEKKDRRRAAPDVEFNRRWREEERDTGILGRRDHRKEDRHADVISTSENRALSSTDRWQDSRSSGHESRRDSKWSSRWGPDDKEKNSRTERRTDIEKEGNDTDKQSFVSSNRAAPERDTDSRDKWRPRHRMEAHAGGSAAHRTAPGFGLERGRVEGANVRFAQGRGRSNSASSTGSVLVNKNNSILGKSGPHEDIYIYPRGKLLDIYRKKKTDPTFNATPDGMEHVSPITQVGSIEPLAFVAPDAEEEVVLGDIWKGKINSSGVSRNSFRGKNGGSNDNITGICDLTLGGLRQSSTSNTEENVESFGVANLNDSCQFPVAMGLKSCGLQFDRIEGLIMYCSVEHDSYKEDQYLPAAVGVVVTNGLMSTVSEGYDCCSVNEISGPGSTAAELKSSENNQAEEVAILKHFKLKGIESATSFELGSQLPDDSSSLFDFLSLQKTASSNQQPLNNYEEGHPLGSDIPPEEWSLYYLDPQGETQGPFLGVDIIKWFEQGYYGPDLPVRLSDAPDGSSFQELGSVMPHLRFRSRCASSNDLVTNLEPSDAVGGIFGENIAASSSALDYKDCAVISSQKSAPSGHEATSGVSVQSRMPNQGYHSELQYRDDDSFQNFVRKDDVIFPGRPGSSNGNPLQRPSTDIHSSFSSSIQHPSFANEYSETAMRNHQDDNMHPFGLSLSELKDSCAQSSNMSSSVGDQGHFVDPLVKRDAAFVSQSSFGAMADQPFAETWTSDYRRNKHSNPNFHLGTLDIPHIHHMEQECSAFDMTEHLMPQKLQMEQLHQQNFVSHPFRHVIGLGVENSSGLVLSQSKNPNFQQAVHHPEPDLEHLLALQRHELQLQQQHQLQQQQVHLHEMKLRQQQQQQSQIQQFLHHQISQPGYGQSKVDPLRDNPFDQIQMRKHLLHELQPNSHSLRHLDPMLEQIIQAKVGQNAVQGRQADILDLMLQPKHENTIALEQQFRLQQEQAQVQQLSMTLRQQLGLGGERHNGGPWSVDEAGQFFKNPASHQQAVSARFNAPDFCLQQNRLTSHEEQLRNLSWNHALPEQIQQGVYDPSSMSFGRSMPLPASAPGMNLDSINTSSHCLDLQERQLYRHSDDQLGSFSSCFPSHPQKASDEYYASHLDAIQSCSSGNNGRVENSWIEAQKQQLHLEALRQRMEVEVNVSSVDSNVWASAGGEENSRRGLMDLHQKMVLQSAQSSEIDYRHSVLPSRSQETFLLNSESNYSNFPFNLPPDQQLFLNDSFTERPRDSNSSAFLQDHFVGVAVNEQKFNNLGKSESSPFGSNSGDQSFLLGTNDTSHVGYVNNSLIGKSATDKDLLEVEGNMGKRHGSKGMISTSSSVSEITENLSEKTEKALGRELPFNAHSRHSSLSSAGGDGGGLFNYEMGLDKSLQGEDIGNDRLPSTLTKGFDSAFHTSHDLLLEPASASLVKPKNAMGLEASDGGCELVGDHQASRKKDVHFQRTSSSSDASVSETLFIDMLKKPVLPETDVASGAPSESSDGGIQAGRSGKKKGKKGRQIDPALLGFKVSSNRIMMGEIQRFED; encoded by the exons ATGGCTGACGACGGCAAGGCCAATCTGCCAAACGATCTCTCCTCCTCCAAAACGACAG ATAAAGCCATTGGAGGAAATGGTGAGGACAAGACACTTTTGGGGTTGCTCGATGAGTCAAAAG ACCAAGTAGCATCTGAAAGCAATATTCCTCTTTCGCCACAGTGGCTCTATGCTAAACCAGCTGATGCTAAGGCATTAACTGCTGGCATTTTGGGG GAAGTGGGTGCACCTGGTTCTTTGCCCCATGGAAACTCCACAGATCCCAGCCCAAAAGATGGTTGGCGTTTAGATGGGTCTCAGGAAAAGAAAGACCGGAGAAGGGCTGCTCCTGATGTTGAATTCAATCGCCGCTGGCGTGAAGAGGAGAGAGACACTGGCATACTTGGTAGAAGAGATCACAGAAAAGAAGATCGTCATGCAGATGTCATTTCAACTTCTGAGAATAGAGCCTTGTCCTCGACTGATCGCTGGCAAGATAGCCGTAGTTCTGGGCATGAATCCCGGAGAGACAGCAAATGGTCATCAAGGTGGGGTCCTGATGACAAAGAAAAGAATTCTAGAACTGAAAGGAGGACAGATATAGAGAAAGAGGGTAATGACACTGACAAACAATCTTTTGTCAGTAGTAATCGTGCAGCTCCTGAACGTGACACTGATTCTCGTGATAAATGGAGGCCACGCCATCGTATGGAAGCTCATGCAGGTGGCTCGGCAGCACACCGCACTGCACCAGGGTTTGGGTTGGAGAGAGGACGGGTGGAGGGTGCAAATGTGCGATTTGCTCAGGGACGAGGAAGGTCAAACTCTGCATCTTCTACTGGGTCTGTTCTTGTTAATAAGAATAACAGCATACTAGGAAAATCTGGCCCCCATGAAGATATTTATATCTACCCTAGGGGAAAACTTCTAGATATTTATCGTAAGAAAAAGACTGATCCAACATTCAATGCCACGCCTGATGGGATGGAGCATGTATCACCAATAACACAAGTAGGTTCTATTGAGCCATTGGCTTTTGTTGCACCTGATGCGGAGGAAGAG GTTGTACTTGGAGATATATGGAAGGGAAAAATCAATAGCAGTGGAGTGTCACGCAACTCATTTAGAGGCAAGAATGGAGGATCAAATGATAATATCACTG GCATCTGTGATTTGACTCTCGGTGGGCTGAGACAGAGTTCCACTAGTAATACTGAAGAAAATGTTGAATCTTTTGGAGTGGCTAATTTAAATGATTCTTGCCAATTTCCTGTTGCCATGGGGTTGAAATCTTgtggtttacaatttgatagaaTTGAGG GGTTAATTATGTATTGTTCTGTAGAACATGATTCTTATAAAGAAGATCAGTATCTTCCAGCAGCAGTTGGTGTGGTAGTAACCAATGGCTTGATGTCAACAGTTTCAGAGGGCTATGATTGCTGCAGTGTCAATGAGATTAGTGGCCCCGGCAGTACTGCTGCTGAACTCAAATCTAGTGAAAATAACCAGGCAGAAGAAGTTGcaattttgaaacactttaagtTGAAAGGCATTGAGTCAGCTACTTCCTTTGAACTTGGCAGCCAGCTTCCTGACGATTCAagttctttatttgattttctatCTTTACAGAAAACTGCAAGCAGTAATCAGCAACCTTTAAATAACTATGAGGAGGGGCATCCACTGGGAAGTGATATTCCACCTGAGGAATGGAGTTTGTATTATCTTGATCCTCAAGGGGAAACTCAGGGACCTTTTCTGGGAGTTGATATCATTAAGTGGTTTGAACAAGGCTATTATGGACCTGATTTACCAGTTCGCTTGTCAGATGCCCCTGACGGATCATCTTTTCAAGAACTTGGTAGTGTCATGCCACATCTTAGATTTAGATCTAGGTGTGCCTCCAGCAATGATCTGGTTACAAATTTAGAACCATCTGATGCTGTTGGAGGCATCTTCGGAGAGAATATAgctgcttcttcttctgcaCTTGACTATAAAGATTGTGCTGTCATAAGTAGTCAAAAGTCTGCTCCATCTGGACATGAGGCTACCTCAGGTGTTAGTGTTCAGTCAAGAATGCCTAATCAGGGTTATCATTCTGAGCTCCAGTATCGCGATGATGATAGTTTCCAAAATTTTGTTAGAAAAGATGATG TTATCTTTCCTGGAAGGCCTGGAAGTAGCAATGGTAACCCTTTGCAGAGACCCTCTACTGACATTCACAGTTCCTTTTCCAGTTCTATCCAACATCCTTCCTTTGCAAATGAATATTCAGAAACTGCCATGCGTAATCATCAGGATGATAATATGCATCCTTTTGGCCTCTCACTGTCTGAGCTCAAAGACAGTTGTGCTCAATCATCCAATATGTCATCAAGCGTGGGTGATCAGGGTCACTTTGTTGATCCTTTGGTCAAGAGAGATGCCGCTTTTGTGAGTCAGAGCTCCTTTGGTGCTATGGCTGACCAACCTTTTGCTGAGACATGGACCAGTGATTATAGAAGAAATAAACATTCTAACCCTAATTTTCATTTGGGTACTCTAGATATTCCTCACATACATCACATGGAGCAAGAATGCAGTGCTTTTGACATGACAGAGCATCTGATGCCACAAAAACTGCAAATGGAGCAACTTCATCAGCAGAATTTCGTTTCTCATCCCTTCAGACATGTTATAGGGTTGGGTGTTGAGAATTCTTCTGGTTTAGTTTTGTCTCAGAGCAAGAACCCTAATTTCCAGCAGGCAGTCCATCATCCAGAGCCAGATCTGGAACATCTTTTGGCACTTCAGCGGCATGAGCTTCAACTCCAACAACAGCATCAGTTGCAGCAACAGCAGGTTCATCTCCATGAAATGAAACTGCGgcaacaacagcagcagcagtCTCAAATTCAGCAGTTTCTGCATCACCAGATATCTCAGCCTGGTTATGGGCAGTCAAAGGTAGATCCTCTAAGAGACAACCCTTTTGATCAGATTCAAATGAGGAAGCATCTTCTGCATGAGCTGCAGCCGAATTCTCACTCTTTAAGGCACCTTGATCCAATGCTTGAACAGATCATCCAAGCGAAAGTTGGCCAGAATGCCGTCCAAGGCAGGCAGGCTGATATTTTGGACCTTATGTTGCAGCCAAAGCATGAAAATACAATCGCATTAGAACAGCAGTTTCGTCTACAGCAAGAACAGGCGCAGGTGCAGCAACTATCTATGACATTGAGGCAGCAGTTAGGGTTGGGGGGTGAAAGGCATAATGGTGGGCCTTGGTCAGTTGATGAAGCTGGtcagtttttcaaaaatcctGCTAGTCATCAGCAGGCTGTGTCAGCTAGATTTAACGCGCCAGATTTTTGCCTGCAACAGAATAGGCTTACCTCCCATGAGGAGCAACTGAGAAATCTCAGCTGGAATCATGCTTTACCAGAGCAAATTCAGCAAGGTGTTTATGATCCTAGCTCAATGTCCTTCGGGAGATCAATGCCTCTTCCTGCTAGTGCTCCTGGGATGAACTTGGACAGTATAAACACTAGTTCTCACTGTCTAGATCTACAAGAGCGACAACTTTATAGGCATTCTGATGATCAACTcggttctttttcttcttgtttccCATCTCATCCCCAAAAAGCATCTGATGAGTATTATGCTTCTCATCTAGATGCAATTCAGAGCTGCTCCTCTGGGAACAATGGTCGGGTAGAAAATAGCTGGATTGAAGCACAAAAGCAACAATTGCATCTTGAAGCTTTGCGACAAAGAATGGAGGTGGAAGTTAATGTATCTTCTGTAGATTCAAATGTTTGGGCATCTGCAGGAGGTGAAGAGAACTCAAGACGAGGTTTGATGGACCTTCATCAGAAAATGGTTCTTCAATCTGCACAGTCATCTGAAATTGATTATCGACATTCTGTATTACCTTCCCGAAGTCAGGAAACCTTTCTGCTGAATTCAGagtcaaattattcaaattttccttttaatcttCCTCCAGATCAACAATTATTTCTGAATGACTCTTTCACGGAAAGGCCTCGAGATTCCAATTCAAGTGCCTTCTTGCAGGATCACTTTGTTGGTGTGGCTGTGAATGAACAGAAGTTCAACAATTTAGGAAAGAGTGAAAGCTCTCCCTTTGGATCTAATTCTGGAGACCAGTCGTTCTTATTGGGCACTAATGATACTTCTCATGTTGGTTATGTAAATAATAGCCTAATTGGTAAATCAGCTACAGATAAAGATTTATTAGAGGTAGAAGGAAACATGGGGAAGAGACATGGATCGAAGGGTATGATTTCAACGAGCAGTTCAGTTTCAGAGATCACAGAAAACCTGTCAGAGAAAACAGAGAAAGCATTGGGCAGGGAACTACCTTTTAATGCTCATAGTAGGCACAGCTCACTGAGTAGTGCTG GTGGTGATGGTGGAGGCTTATTCAattatgagatgggattagatAAATCACTTCAAGGAGAGGACATTGGTAATGACAG GCTGCCCTCTACTTTAACTAAAGGGTTTGACAGCGCTTTTCATACATCCCATGATTTATTGTTGGAGCCAGCATCAGCTTCTCTTGTCAAGCCAAAAAATGCAATGGGCTTGGAAGCTTCTGATG GTGGGTGTGAGTTAGTCGGTGACCATCAGGCATCTAGGAAGAAGGATGTGCATTTTCAGAGGACCTCGTCTTCCAGTGATGCTTCTGTTTCTGAGACATTATTCATAGACATGCTCAAAAAACCAGTTCTCCCAGAGACTGATGTAGCTAGTGGGGCTCCTTCAGAGTCATCTGACGGTGGCATCCAAGCAGGGCGAAGTGgcaaaaagaaagggaagaaagGAAGACAGATTGATCCTGCCCTCCTTGGCTTTAAAGTCTCCAGCAACCGGATAATGATGGGTGAGATTCAGCGCTTTGAAGATTGA
- the LOC142613363 gene encoding uncharacterized protein LOC142613363 isoform X1 — MADDGKANLPNDLSSSKTTDKAIGGNGEDKTLLGLLDESKDQVASESNIPLSPQWLYAKPADAKALTAGILGEVGAPGSLPHGNSTDPSPKDGWRLDGSQEKKDRRRAAPDVEFNRRWREEERDTGILGRRDHRKEDRHADVISTSENRALSSTDRWQDSRSSGHESRRDSKWSSRWGPDDKEKNSRTERRTDIEKEGNDTDKQSFVSSNRAAPERDTDSRDKWRPRHRMEAHAGGSAAHRTAPGFGLERGRVEGANVRFAQGRGRSNSASSTGSVLVNKNNSILGKSGPHEDIYIYPRGKLLDIYRKKKTDPTFNATPDGMEHVSPITQVGSIEPLAFVAPDAEEEVVLGDIWKGKINSSGVSRNSFRGKNGGSNDNITGICDLTLGGLRQSSTSNTEENVESFGVANLNDSCQFPVAMGLKSCGLQFDRIEGLIMYCSVEHDSYKEDQYLPAAVGVVVTNGLMSTVSEGYDCCSVNEISGPGSTAAELKSSENNQAEEVAILKHFKLKGIESATSFELGSQLPDDSSSLFDFLSLQKTASSNQQPLNNYEEGHPLGSDIPPEEWSLYYLDPQGETQGPFLGVDIIKWFEQGYYGPDLPVRLSDAPDGSSFQELGSVMPHLRFRSRCASSNDLVTNLEPSDAVGGIFGENIAASSSALDYKDCAVISSQKSAPSGHEATSGVSVQSRMPNQGYHSELQYRDDDSFQNFVRKDDEVIFPGRPGSSNGNPLQRPSTDIHSSFSSSIQHPSFANEYSETAMRNHQDDNMHPFGLSLSELKDSCAQSSNMSSSVGDQGHFVDPLVKRDAAFVSQSSFGAMADQPFAETWTSDYRRNKHSNPNFHLGTLDIPHIHHMEQECSAFDMTEHLMPQKLQMEQLHQQNFVSHPFRHVIGLGVENSSGLVLSQSKNPNFQQAVHHPEPDLEHLLALQRHELQLQQQHQLQQQQVHLHEMKLRQQQQQQSQIQQFLHHQISQPGYGQSKVDPLRDNPFDQIQMRKHLLHELQPNSHSLRHLDPMLEQIIQAKVGQNAVQGRQADILDLMLQPKHENTIALEQQFRLQQEQAQVQQLSMTLRQQLGLGGERHNGGPWSVDEAGQFFKNPASHQQAVSARFNAPDFCLQQNRLTSHEEQLRNLSWNHALPEQIQQGVYDPSSMSFGRSMPLPASAPGMNLDSINTSSHCLDLQERQLYRHSDDQLGSFSSCFPSHPQKASDEYYASHLDAIQSCSSGNNGRVENSWIEAQKQQLHLEALRQRMEVEVNVSSVDSNVWASAGGEENSRRGLMDLHQKMVLQSAQSSEIDYRHSVLPSRSQETFLLNSESNYSNFPFNLPPDQQLFLNDSFTERPRDSNSSAFLQDHFVGVAVNEQKFNNLGKSESSPFGSNSGDQSFLLGTNDTSHVGYVNNSLIGKSATDKDLLEVEGNMGKRHGSKGMISTSSSVSEITENLSEKTEKALGRELPFNAHSRHSSLSSAGGDGGGLFNYEMGLDKSLQGEDIGNDRLPSTLTKGFDSAFHTSHDLLLEPASASLVKPKNAMGLEASDGGCELVGDHQASRKKDVHFQRTSSSSDASVSETLFIDMLKKPVLPETDVASGAPSESSDGGIQAGRSGKKKGKKGRQIDPALLGFKVSSNRIMMGEIQRFED; from the exons ATGGCTGACGACGGCAAGGCCAATCTGCCAAACGATCTCTCCTCCTCCAAAACGACAG ATAAAGCCATTGGAGGAAATGGTGAGGACAAGACACTTTTGGGGTTGCTCGATGAGTCAAAAG ACCAAGTAGCATCTGAAAGCAATATTCCTCTTTCGCCACAGTGGCTCTATGCTAAACCAGCTGATGCTAAGGCATTAACTGCTGGCATTTTGGGG GAAGTGGGTGCACCTGGTTCTTTGCCCCATGGAAACTCCACAGATCCCAGCCCAAAAGATGGTTGGCGTTTAGATGGGTCTCAGGAAAAGAAAGACCGGAGAAGGGCTGCTCCTGATGTTGAATTCAATCGCCGCTGGCGTGAAGAGGAGAGAGACACTGGCATACTTGGTAGAAGAGATCACAGAAAAGAAGATCGTCATGCAGATGTCATTTCAACTTCTGAGAATAGAGCCTTGTCCTCGACTGATCGCTGGCAAGATAGCCGTAGTTCTGGGCATGAATCCCGGAGAGACAGCAAATGGTCATCAAGGTGGGGTCCTGATGACAAAGAAAAGAATTCTAGAACTGAAAGGAGGACAGATATAGAGAAAGAGGGTAATGACACTGACAAACAATCTTTTGTCAGTAGTAATCGTGCAGCTCCTGAACGTGACACTGATTCTCGTGATAAATGGAGGCCACGCCATCGTATGGAAGCTCATGCAGGTGGCTCGGCAGCACACCGCACTGCACCAGGGTTTGGGTTGGAGAGAGGACGGGTGGAGGGTGCAAATGTGCGATTTGCTCAGGGACGAGGAAGGTCAAACTCTGCATCTTCTACTGGGTCTGTTCTTGTTAATAAGAATAACAGCATACTAGGAAAATCTGGCCCCCATGAAGATATTTATATCTACCCTAGGGGAAAACTTCTAGATATTTATCGTAAGAAAAAGACTGATCCAACATTCAATGCCACGCCTGATGGGATGGAGCATGTATCACCAATAACACAAGTAGGTTCTATTGAGCCATTGGCTTTTGTTGCACCTGATGCGGAGGAAGAG GTTGTACTTGGAGATATATGGAAGGGAAAAATCAATAGCAGTGGAGTGTCACGCAACTCATTTAGAGGCAAGAATGGAGGATCAAATGATAATATCACTG GCATCTGTGATTTGACTCTCGGTGGGCTGAGACAGAGTTCCACTAGTAATACTGAAGAAAATGTTGAATCTTTTGGAGTGGCTAATTTAAATGATTCTTGCCAATTTCCTGTTGCCATGGGGTTGAAATCTTgtggtttacaatttgatagaaTTGAGG GGTTAATTATGTATTGTTCTGTAGAACATGATTCTTATAAAGAAGATCAGTATCTTCCAGCAGCAGTTGGTGTGGTAGTAACCAATGGCTTGATGTCAACAGTTTCAGAGGGCTATGATTGCTGCAGTGTCAATGAGATTAGTGGCCCCGGCAGTACTGCTGCTGAACTCAAATCTAGTGAAAATAACCAGGCAGAAGAAGTTGcaattttgaaacactttaagtTGAAAGGCATTGAGTCAGCTACTTCCTTTGAACTTGGCAGCCAGCTTCCTGACGATTCAagttctttatttgattttctatCTTTACAGAAAACTGCAAGCAGTAATCAGCAACCTTTAAATAACTATGAGGAGGGGCATCCACTGGGAAGTGATATTCCACCTGAGGAATGGAGTTTGTATTATCTTGATCCTCAAGGGGAAACTCAGGGACCTTTTCTGGGAGTTGATATCATTAAGTGGTTTGAACAAGGCTATTATGGACCTGATTTACCAGTTCGCTTGTCAGATGCCCCTGACGGATCATCTTTTCAAGAACTTGGTAGTGTCATGCCACATCTTAGATTTAGATCTAGGTGTGCCTCCAGCAATGATCTGGTTACAAATTTAGAACCATCTGATGCTGTTGGAGGCATCTTCGGAGAGAATATAgctgcttcttcttctgcaCTTGACTATAAAGATTGTGCTGTCATAAGTAGTCAAAAGTCTGCTCCATCTGGACATGAGGCTACCTCAGGTGTTAGTGTTCAGTCAAGAATGCCTAATCAGGGTTATCATTCTGAGCTCCAGTATCGCGATGATGATAGTTTCCAAAATTTTGTTAGAAAAGATGATG AAGTTATCTTTCCTGGAAGGCCTGGAAGTAGCAATGGTAACCCTTTGCAGAGACCCTCTACTGACATTCACAGTTCCTTTTCCAGTTCTATCCAACATCCTTCCTTTGCAAATGAATATTCAGAAACTGCCATGCGTAATCATCAGGATGATAATATGCATCCTTTTGGCCTCTCACTGTCTGAGCTCAAAGACAGTTGTGCTCAATCATCCAATATGTCATCAAGCGTGGGTGATCAGGGTCACTTTGTTGATCCTTTGGTCAAGAGAGATGCCGCTTTTGTGAGTCAGAGCTCCTTTGGTGCTATGGCTGACCAACCTTTTGCTGAGACATGGACCAGTGATTATAGAAGAAATAAACATTCTAACCCTAATTTTCATTTGGGTACTCTAGATATTCCTCACATACATCACATGGAGCAAGAATGCAGTGCTTTTGACATGACAGAGCATCTGATGCCACAAAAACTGCAAATGGAGCAACTTCATCAGCAGAATTTCGTTTCTCATCCCTTCAGACATGTTATAGGGTTGGGTGTTGAGAATTCTTCTGGTTTAGTTTTGTCTCAGAGCAAGAACCCTAATTTCCAGCAGGCAGTCCATCATCCAGAGCCAGATCTGGAACATCTTTTGGCACTTCAGCGGCATGAGCTTCAACTCCAACAACAGCATCAGTTGCAGCAACAGCAGGTTCATCTCCATGAAATGAAACTGCGgcaacaacagcagcagcagtCTCAAATTCAGCAGTTTCTGCATCACCAGATATCTCAGCCTGGTTATGGGCAGTCAAAGGTAGATCCTCTAAGAGACAACCCTTTTGATCAGATTCAAATGAGGAAGCATCTTCTGCATGAGCTGCAGCCGAATTCTCACTCTTTAAGGCACCTTGATCCAATGCTTGAACAGATCATCCAAGCGAAAGTTGGCCAGAATGCCGTCCAAGGCAGGCAGGCTGATATTTTGGACCTTATGTTGCAGCCAAAGCATGAAAATACAATCGCATTAGAACAGCAGTTTCGTCTACAGCAAGAACAGGCGCAGGTGCAGCAACTATCTATGACATTGAGGCAGCAGTTAGGGTTGGGGGGTGAAAGGCATAATGGTGGGCCTTGGTCAGTTGATGAAGCTGGtcagtttttcaaaaatcctGCTAGTCATCAGCAGGCTGTGTCAGCTAGATTTAACGCGCCAGATTTTTGCCTGCAACAGAATAGGCTTACCTCCCATGAGGAGCAACTGAGAAATCTCAGCTGGAATCATGCTTTACCAGAGCAAATTCAGCAAGGTGTTTATGATCCTAGCTCAATGTCCTTCGGGAGATCAATGCCTCTTCCTGCTAGTGCTCCTGGGATGAACTTGGACAGTATAAACACTAGTTCTCACTGTCTAGATCTACAAGAGCGACAACTTTATAGGCATTCTGATGATCAACTcggttctttttcttcttgtttccCATCTCATCCCCAAAAAGCATCTGATGAGTATTATGCTTCTCATCTAGATGCAATTCAGAGCTGCTCCTCTGGGAACAATGGTCGGGTAGAAAATAGCTGGATTGAAGCACAAAAGCAACAATTGCATCTTGAAGCTTTGCGACAAAGAATGGAGGTGGAAGTTAATGTATCTTCTGTAGATTCAAATGTTTGGGCATCTGCAGGAGGTGAAGAGAACTCAAGACGAGGTTTGATGGACCTTCATCAGAAAATGGTTCTTCAATCTGCACAGTCATCTGAAATTGATTATCGACATTCTGTATTACCTTCCCGAAGTCAGGAAACCTTTCTGCTGAATTCAGagtcaaattattcaaattttccttttaatcttCCTCCAGATCAACAATTATTTCTGAATGACTCTTTCACGGAAAGGCCTCGAGATTCCAATTCAAGTGCCTTCTTGCAGGATCACTTTGTTGGTGTGGCTGTGAATGAACAGAAGTTCAACAATTTAGGAAAGAGTGAAAGCTCTCCCTTTGGATCTAATTCTGGAGACCAGTCGTTCTTATTGGGCACTAATGATACTTCTCATGTTGGTTATGTAAATAATAGCCTAATTGGTAAATCAGCTACAGATAAAGATTTATTAGAGGTAGAAGGAAACATGGGGAAGAGACATGGATCGAAGGGTATGATTTCAACGAGCAGTTCAGTTTCAGAGATCACAGAAAACCTGTCAGAGAAAACAGAGAAAGCATTGGGCAGGGAACTACCTTTTAATGCTCATAGTAGGCACAGCTCACTGAGTAGTGCTG GTGGTGATGGTGGAGGCTTATTCAattatgagatgggattagatAAATCACTTCAAGGAGAGGACATTGGTAATGACAG GCTGCCCTCTACTTTAACTAAAGGGTTTGACAGCGCTTTTCATACATCCCATGATTTATTGTTGGAGCCAGCATCAGCTTCTCTTGTCAAGCCAAAAAATGCAATGGGCTTGGAAGCTTCTGATG GTGGGTGTGAGTTAGTCGGTGACCATCAGGCATCTAGGAAGAAGGATGTGCATTTTCAGAGGACCTCGTCTTCCAGTGATGCTTCTGTTTCTGAGACATTATTCATAGACATGCTCAAAAAACCAGTTCTCCCAGAGACTGATGTAGCTAGTGGGGCTCCTTCAGAGTCATCTGACGGTGGCATCCAAGCAGGGCGAAGTGgcaaaaagaaagggaagaaagGAAGACAGATTGATCCTGCCCTCCTTGGCTTTAAAGTCTCCAGCAACCGGATAATGATGGGTGAGATTCAGCGCTTTGAAGATTGA